Within Candidatus Bathyarchaeota archaeon, the genomic segment TAATTTCGCTTTTGCATATTCTTCAAGGCTGGAATATTTCTTATAGGCCTCTGATTCAATGCACCATTCACGCCAGAAATTTAACATCAAAAAAACCCTTTTGCCGGACTTTAAATGGCAGTTAAATATGTACGCCTTCCGTAAGTAAACAGTGACGCCGATAAACCTAGGAGCCTCGTCTCCCTTGCGGATGTGAAAGGTACCATTATTATGGAAGAGAAAATGATGGGGCGCCATCACAGGAAAAACTTTGTCTGTATGAAGAAAATCACCCCTCAAAACAATTTTTGGTGCCGCATATACAACATTCTTCAGTCTCAGATATTTTCGAAGATGGAAAATACTATTGGGCCCGTCCGTATGAAAAACTTCGTCACCATCCTGAACCAGTATCCAATCTTCATCAGCCTTTTGATATCCGAACAGCCTCGCTTCTGGAAAGATGAGGTGGGGCTTGATATATATGTCCATTGCAAGTTTCCATTCATCCCTACATTTTTTTAGGAGTTCAATAGTCCCGTCTTCAGAGCCCTTGTCGACAATTATATATCTGTCAACAAAATCTTTCGTAGACTCGACCGCCAATAAAACCATTCGTGCTTCATTCCATGTACACATAACACAAGCGATGGAGTTCATTTCAACTAAATATTACGGTTTGTGGCGTTTAAGAATTTCTTACTGACCTCTCAATACTCCAGAATTGTTTACAAAAATTTGAGCTTGGCTTGAGAAGTTCTCACGCGCAGAGACATTATTAATTTTGCGGAATCAACGTTGTTTCGCACCATTGATTAGAGGGTTGAAAATCGTTGAATTTATCTAATCGAGTCGCCTCTAAGATTCTCTTAATAAGGTTGTGATGTACTAGAGAATTTAAAATATAAGCAGGAGAGAGTATGAATGTATTCAATCTTTGAAAAATTATCGCATATATGGCGCGGATTTTTCTATATGCTGACAAGTAAGTGTTGGCGAACCTATTCTAAACCAGTCATGTTTTGGAGATTTAGTTTCGGGCTGATGGAAAATGAAAGTTGATGTGCTTATTCCGACAAAGGATCCTGAAAAGATCAGGCCAAGACTTCTTCAAACCTTAAAAAAGGCAAGTTGGGTGAACAATATTGTTTTGGAAACATCAAAGCCTCTTTCAATTGCGCGGGCCATTGGAGCGAGAAAGTGCTCAACAGAGTGGATCGCCATGTTCGATGATGACGTGGAAATACCGGAGAATTGGTTTGAAGTAGTATCCAAATACATAGGGCCTGGCATTGTAGCAATTTCCACACCCTCATTTGACGTAAACAACATTCATATGATGGCGTACAAGATTGTAGTAGATAAAATAAGACCGCTTCACACAAGAGATACACCATTTATAGACAATACCCTGATAAGAAGAGACATTCTTCTCAATTATTATCCTCCGCCTGTTTTCTATGGTGAGGATGAAATCCTATACCGCTTTGCTAAGAAAAGAGGAAGATGGGTTCATCCTCCTCCGTGTGGAGTTAAACATTTTCTCATGGTCAAGAGCAATGTTGAGGAGGGATCAATTAAATGGCAGCTTGGTCTTTATCCGCTTCGCAGATTCGTAAGAAGCAGGCTGGCCTACTTCCTCATTCCGATTTTAGCTATTGCATATTCTCATACACTAAGAACTGTTGTATTTTTTTGGAGAATAAATATCAAGATCTTAGCTGGCTATATGAAGGCGAGGATTGGATTATAGGATGAGTATACCTCTACGCTATTTCAAAAAAACAATCTAATTATTATCTATGGAGTTAAAGTTGTGGATTATGAGGATTATGGAGAAAAAATAGATCATAAAAAATTTAAGATATGTGCCCTTCCTTATTTTTGGTGGCAAGTGTACTTTGGCTCGCTTTGTCATATTATACGCATTTCACAAGATTGACTCGCTATCTTTAAATAGACTAAGAATTCTTAGAAGGATGAACCCTGACGTCACCTTTGTCCCGTTCTTTGGTATTCGACAAAAAATATATTTCCCCACACTTATAGATCTGAAACGCGCTCCTGCTAGGATCTTAAATCTTTATTTTCTTAAATTCAAGACAGTATATGATCTGTCTCATTATGTAAATAAGAAATTAGAATCCTTTCGCAGAAAAAGTGAAATCGATAAAGTACGCAACGCTTTAGAAGAAATCTGTTTGAGTTTATACTGTGATTATACCCCATTAGGCTATTATAATCTAGACTTGGCAATCAGAAACTGGTTTTCAGTTGAAGGCAATAATCTCGACTTTGACTTTTTAATCTTTTTTGAATATGATATGTATGCCACAAAACCTATAGCGCATCTTTATGCGAAATATACAACTTATGACGCAGGTTTTGTGGGCTACGGGAAAGTTGATTCTTCTTGGTACTGGTATAATAGACCTCCCGGAGCAAGAAAATCTATAATATCTTGGCTTGTTAAACGTGGGCTAAAACCGTATTTATATTGTGGCGTATTTGCTGGTCACATGGTTTCGCGTGAGGTTTTAACATGCCTAGAAAAAACGCCCCTTCCTTATGGATTCTGTGAAATGAGATGGCCTTCAATCATTGCTGGTTTGGGATTTAAATGTACTAACCTAAATTTTCCTATGGTCAGATATGGAAGGCCTATACATAAGTCTGAGATTATAGCTAACGAGAGATTAGGGCTTTTTCATCCAGTATATGAAGACATTGATCTCTCCACTAAATAACTTAAAATATTGATTCCCGGAGGAAGCTGTCATAGCCTTATTATCGATGCCCAACTGTTGCTTTCTTTGCTGGGAAGATCCTAGGGCTTCTACTTTATTCTTGTTTGGGTATTAAAAAAGAGAGAATATAGAAAGCTATAAGTGGACATAGATAGTTTCATATGTGTGTTTAGGGCCACTTTGGGTTTCAAGAGGAAAGGAGGGATCCTAAGTGTCTAGGAAGGCTGAGAAAAAGGTCGAGAAGAAGGCTGCTGAGGCCAAACCTGAAAAACGAGGCGAAATTGAGAGCATGGTGCTGATTGGGCAGAAGCCAGTGATGAAGTATGTGGTTGCCTGTTTGACTTCGTTTAACGCTGGGGCGGAGAGGGTTATCGTTAAGGCTAGGGGGAGGGCGATTAGCAGGGCTGTGGATACGGCTGAGCTTCTGCGTCGCGCCTTTATGAAGGATGTTGATGTGGAGAGGATCGAGATCGGTACTGAAGAGATGGAGAGGCCTGATCGACCTAAAGCGAATGTCTCGACGATGGAGATAGTGCTGGTGAAAAAATAAACCAGACGGAGATTAGCCTTTTTTAATTATCCTTTTATTTTTAGCCTATTTAGTCTTGTATTCGGCTTTTAGTAAAGCAGTTCTTGAGGTTTCTTTTTTAGAGCTATTATGTCTGTGGATCTGTCGGCGTGAAGCTCTGGTCTTCCGCCGATCGAGTCTTTGACCCTTGCGCCCATAATCTGTATGTATTCTCCAGTCTCTATGAATGCTAGCTCTTCTACTTTGTCATTCCAGAGGACGAGCATTATGTTGGCCTCATCATCCTTAAGTTCGATTCTTCTCACCTTCCCTTCGCTGCCGTCCTCACGCTTGAATGCGGATGCTGGGTAGATTTGACCTACTAGACCAATGGTGTTCACCATTCTCTCATCACCACTTATGTCACTTATTTTCTTGATGAATTTGGCTAGCGGCGGGAAGTCTTTTTCGCATAAGCTAGGGGGTTGAACCTCGATTTTCCCTCTTGAGGCGATATTAATCTCTAGCATCCCGTCCAAGCCTATTCTGACGTAGCCATGAGTGAACCTAACGATCTTTCCTATCAGTCCCACCGGATCTTGCAGCTCTGCATTCTCATTCCAGAGTATTACCCTAGCTTCGCCTGATTTATCAGCAACTAATAGTTGCCTAAATTTTCCTTCTGCTTCATCAGGCTTCAAGAATTTTTGAAGTGGACAGACTGCTATAACTCTACCGGAGACTGTGACGTCGCCTAATCCGGAGACTAGGCTTCCGATGGGCATGTCGCCCTCGAACTCAAGTCTTGGATGGTCGGCGCCGATTTCCGCAGCAATTAGCCTAGCTGCAGCCTCAGCTGTTAAAAAGCCCTTTGACCTACCAATCTTCTCCTCAATCATGTTTATTACTTCTTCACGTGTCAATTCTGGACGTGAAGAGATGATCCTACAGATAATCTCTTCTATGCTCAATTGAAATCAGACAATCTTGAAGAATGTAGGTGAATTAAAGCTTATTCTTTCCCTTTGGAAAGACGGTGGGAAAACTGTAATCCTCATGCTTTAATGATGAGGCATTATATTATTGCTACTTAAGGGCTGATAAACTTCGATGTGGCGGGTAACTTTATTTGGCACTTTCTAAAAATTATCTCTTGGGGCTGGAGGAAATGGCAGTTTCAACATTCTTCTTTGCTTTAGGCTTCGCGCTTATCCTTATAGGTTTTGTGATCGTTACATTTTCGGTTATGCTTTCCATCATGAAGGGTGTGCGGAAAGGTGATAGAGCGAGAGTTGGAGGTCTCATTATGATTGGTCCGTTTCCAATAGTTTTCGGCTCGGATAAGGAGACGGTGAAGACCATTATCCTACTCTCAATTGTTCTTTTGATTCTTGGAATCGTGTTGATAATTCTTCTCCGCCAATATGCGATCTAATTTTGGAGGGATAAGTTACGATCAGAGTTTGTGACGTCTGCGGCAAGAGGAATGCCAGGTATGTTTGTCAGGAATGCGGACGAAATGTCTGTGAGAGATGCTTAGAGCCTCATACTTGGCTATGCGCTGAATGCTTGAAGTCGGCTGAGGAGGGAATAGAGGTTCAGCGGGTCAGCCTACCCGTATCAATTCGGGCTCTAATGATAGGCTTTGCGCTCATATTTGCTGGCACAATAATCCTGATGCTGTCCTCTTTTATTCAAGGGTTCACGGGCTCAGCGGGGCTTGTCGTCTTTATCGGCCCAATCCCGATAATTTTTGGAGTTGGGGAAGCAGTTCTGCCTATCCTAAT encodes:
- a CDS encoding glycosyltransferase, with translation MCTWNEARMVLLAVESTKDFVDRYIIVDKGSEDGTIELLKKCRDEWKLAMDIYIKPHLIFPEARLFGYQKADEDWILVQDGDEVFHTDGPNSIFHLRKYLRLKNVVYAAPKIVLRGDFLHTDKVFPVMAPHHFLFHNNGTFHIRKGDEAPRFIGVTVYLRKAYIFNCHLKSGKRVFLMLNFWREWCIESEAYKKYSSLEEYAKAKLGVDNIDQIAEEWYRSRLVPYDEQKFGYYPKVIRKYIKMGMIRGYVQDRVS
- a CDS encoding glycosyltransferase, coding for MKVDVLIPTKDPEKIRPRLLQTLKKASWVNNIVLETSKPLSIARAIGARKCSTEWIAMFDDDVEIPENWFEVVSKYIGPGIVAISTPSFDVNNIHMMAYKIVVDKIRPLHTRDTPFIDNTLIRRDILLNYYPPPVFYGEDEILYRFAKKRGRWVHPPPCGVKHFLMVKSNVEEGSIKWQLGLYPLRRFVRSRLAYFLIPILAIAYSHTLRTVVFFWRINIKILAGYMKARIGL
- the albA gene encoding DNA-binding protein Alba, with protein sequence MVLIGQKPVMKYVVACLTSFNAGAERVIVKARGRAISRAVDTAELLRRAFMKDVDVERIEIGTEEMERPDRPKANVSTMEIVLVKK
- a CDS encoding OB-fold nucleic acid binding domain-containing protein encodes the protein MSIEEIICRIISSRPELTREEVINMIEEKIGRSKGFLTAEAAARLIAAEIGADHPRLEFEGDMPIGSLVSGLGDVTVSGRVIAVCPLQKFLKPDEAEGKFRQLLVADKSGEARVILWNENAELQDPVGLIGKIVRFTHGYVRIGLDGMLEINIASRGKIEVQPPSLCEKDFPPLAKFIKKISDISGDERMVNTIGLVGQIYPASAFKREDGSEGKVRRIELKDDEANIMLVLWNDKVEELAFIETGEYIQIMGARVKDSIGGRPELHADRSTDIIALKKKPQELLY
- a CDS encoding DUF131 domain-containing protein: MAVSTFFFALGFALILIGFVIVTFSVMLSIMKGVRKGDRARVGGLIMIGPFPIVFGSDKETVKTIILLSIVLLILGIVLIILLRQYAI
- a CDS encoding DUF131 domain-containing protein; this encodes MKSAEEGIEVQRVSLPVSIRALMIGFALIFAGTIILMLSSFIQGFTGSAGLVVFIGPIPIIFGVGEAVLPILILALLLTAIGIAFYLILRR